In the Populus trichocarpa isolate Nisqually-1 chromosome 1, P.trichocarpa_v4.1, whole genome shotgun sequence genome, one interval contains:
- the LOC7471716 gene encoding uncharacterized protein At4g26450 isoform X2, whose protein sequence is MHARHRSPGNGYRSGAMGVGVGASRISPDTSARGHGFYNSEHRSFNNRGFGRGQGHPRSIRQPPQPPTQKGDVLMEAGRLAAEYLVSKGLLPQSALSGKWQNGGFKMQAGDYQDFRQQEDLMHEGRTSAHSRLGSGASDTGLSRRRYSDDFNSRNHVKGRRRGEHYRGYSAEWGREYGRSGPLSDRNRVSPDMEGQSDTVSEHYEEQQVSNDVGDGMEKSGLSGVAPESEETADIESGLSKYNHPDETGSKASSSSVPKEETGGEPSKGSGDPANLNLGNGEVKDSNYDYETEKQIVPEDLPIQQSAVEGDISGRNGSDLLTLSKFANVPTKTRSALSCRSSRVDQVPNNEDDGTSGIGLNKGSEDSVQDGMYNVSAADVLANAPRDSNCPNSEITEVAVVQSAEDVDEEGPEYGAVQGKCVRSHSFPVRAFIHDNEQESSLGPSGFGRSTSVKERGEKRAAEGSDFSEVVKKPREWLPSLVNTTDELLHLSNLNENTGGSQEERVSPDQQLTMAATQDTYVSNCRFPRTGGEPGFKYAQEKQLFPSSFKIVDLNLMETSDMNDTHRSDPVLTHPSIMTIGKQAPQVDIDLSMSNSNISGEYTRHMTDGKQVEIIDLENDTLEDKDFDSSQRKTEIAFNGTEGFPNHSQNVGNVTDVQDNYDGLMLSEFLSNFPNCTSVPENINPLPNEMGLDNGEASYLPGSSQHRRSMRSPFDSAFL, encoded by the exons ATGCATGCTAGGCATAGAAGTCCTGGAAATGGATACAGGTCTGGTGCCATGGGGGTGGGCGTGGGTGCATCCAGGATATCACCAGATACTTCAGCTAGAGGCCATGGCTTTTACAATTCCGAACACAGAAGCTTCAATAACCGTGGCTTTGGCCGTGGCCAGGGCCACCCCAGATCTATTCGCCAACCTCCTCAGCCACCGACACAGAAAGGTGATGTTTTGATGGAAGCTGGTAGGCTTGCAGCTGAGTATTTAGTTTCCAAGGGATTGTTACCTCAGAGTGCACTTTCTGGTAAATGGCAGAATGGTGGTTTCAAAATGCAAGCTGGGGATTATCAGGACTTTAGGCAACAAGAAGACCTTATGCATGAGGGCCGAACATCTGCCCATTCTCGGCTAGGGAGTGGCGCTTCTGATACTGGACTGAGCAGGAGAAGATACTCTGATGACTTCAATTCGAGGAATCATGTGAAAGGAAGGAGGAGAGGAGAACATTACCGGGGTTATAGCGCAGAGTGGGGTAGAGAATATGGGAGGAGTGGGCCATTGTCGGATAGGAATAGAGTTTCCCCTGATATGGAGGGTCAGAGTGATACAGTTTCTGAACACTATGAAGAGCAGCAAGTTAGCAATGATGTTGGTGATGGGATGGAGAAATCTGGTCTGAGTGGGGTGGCACCAGAAAGTGAAGAAACTGCTGATATAGAATCAGGACTGAGCAAGTACAACCACCCAGATGAAACTGGCTCCAAGGCAAGTTCTTCTAGTGTTCCGAAAGAAGAGACTGGTGGCGAACCCTCCAAGGGCTCTGGTGATCCAGCAAACTTAAATCTCGGGAACGGGGAGGTGAAGGATAGCAATTATGATTATGAAACTGAGAAACAGATTGTTCCAGAGGATTTACCTATCCAGCAGAGTGCCGTGGAGGGTGACATCTCGGGCAGGAATGGATCTGATTTACTAACATTGAGCAAGTTCGCCAATGTGCCAACGAAAACACGCTCTGCATTGTCATGTAGGTCCTCCAGGGTTGATCAAGTTCCCAATAATGAAGATGATGGCACTTCTGGTATTGGGCTTAACAAAGGATCTGAAGATTCAGTTCAAGATGGCATGTACAATGTTTCTGCAGCTGATGTGCTAGCAAATGCACCTCGTGATTCAAATTGTCCCAACTCTGAAATAACTGAAGTAGCTGTTGTCCAGTCTGCCGAGGATGTGGATGAAGAAGGCCCTGAATATGGTGCTGTGCAGGGAAAATGTGTGAGGTCTCATTCTTTTCCAGTTAGAGCTTTTATACATGACAATGAACAAGAATCAAGCCTGGGGCCTTCTGGTTTTGGAAGGTCCACCTCAGTCAAAGAGCGAGGAGAGAAACGGGCTGCGGAAGGCAGTGATTTTAGCGAGGTGGTGAAGAAACCTAGAGAATGGCTTCCATCCTTGGTTAACACCACTGATGAGCTCTTGCACCTCtctaatttgaatgaaaatacGGGGGGTTCTCAAGAAGAGAGGGTTTCACCTGATCAGCAACTTACCATGGCTGCTACTCAAGACACTTATGTTAGTAATTGTCGATTTCCAAGAACTGGTGGTGAACCAGGATTCAAGTATGCACAAGAGAAACAGCTTTTTCCTAGTTCATTTAAAATCGTTGATCTTAATCTCATGGAAACATCTGATATGAATGACACACATCGTAGTGATCCAGTTCTCACACACCCATCTATTATGACAATCGGAAAACAAGCACCACAGGTTGACATTGATTTGTCAATGAGTAATTCCAACATTTCTGGTGAATATACTAGACATATGACTGATGGTAAGCAGGTTGAAATAATTGATTTAGAGAATGATACCCTGGAAGACAAAGACTTTGATAGTTCACAAAGAAA GACGGAGATTGCATTTAATGGGACAGAAGGTTTTCCCAACCATTCACAGAATGTTGGTAATGTTACTGATGTTCAGGATAACTATGATGGTCTTATGCTCTCAGAGTTTCTCAGCAATTTCCCAAATTGTACCTCTGTTCCGGAGAACATAAATCCACTGCCAAATGAAATGGGCCTTGACAATGGAGAG GCTTCATACCTGCCTGGGAGCAGCCAACACCGCAGGAGTATGAGAAGCCCTTTTGATTCAGCGTTTCTTTGA
- the LOC7471716 gene encoding uncharacterized protein At4g26450 isoform X1, with product MHARHRSPGNGYRSGAMGVGVGASRISPDTSARGHGFYNSEHRSFNNRGFGRGQGHPRSIRQPPQPPTQKGDVLMEAGRLAAEYLVSKGLLPQSALSGKWQNGGFKMQAGDYQDFRQQEDLMHEGRTSAHSRLGSGASDTGLSRRRYSDDFNSRNHVKGRRRGEHYRGYSAEWGREYGRSGPLSDRNRVSPDMEGQSDTVSEHYEEQQVSNDVGDGMEKSGLSGVAPESEETADIESGLSKYNHPDETGSKASSSSVPKEETGGEPSKGSGDPANLNLGNGEVKDSNYDYETEKQIVPEDLPIQQSAVEGDISGRNGSDLLTLSKFANVPTKTRSALSCRSSRVDQVPNNEDDGTSGIGLNKGSEDSVQDGMYNVSAADVLANAPRDSNCPNSEITEVAVVQSAEDVDEEGPEYGAVQGKCVRSHSFPVRAFIHDNEQESSLGPSGFGRSTSVKERGEKRAAEGSDFSEVVKKPREWLPSLVNTTDELLHLSNLNENTGGSQEERVSPDQQLTMAATQDTYVSNCRFPRTGGEPGFKYAQEKQLFPSSFKIVDLNLMETSDMNDTHRSDPVLTHPSIMTIGKQAPQVDIDLSMSNSNISGEYTRHMTDGKQVEIIDLENDTLEDKDFDSSQRKTEIAFNGTEGFPNHSQNVGNVTDVQDNYDGLMLSEFLSNFPNCTSVPENINPLPNEMGLDNGEGTLGDDDSIYMSLGEIPLSFIPAWEQPTPQEYEKPF from the exons ATGCATGCTAGGCATAGAAGTCCTGGAAATGGATACAGGTCTGGTGCCATGGGGGTGGGCGTGGGTGCATCCAGGATATCACCAGATACTTCAGCTAGAGGCCATGGCTTTTACAATTCCGAACACAGAAGCTTCAATAACCGTGGCTTTGGCCGTGGCCAGGGCCACCCCAGATCTATTCGCCAACCTCCTCAGCCACCGACACAGAAAGGTGATGTTTTGATGGAAGCTGGTAGGCTTGCAGCTGAGTATTTAGTTTCCAAGGGATTGTTACCTCAGAGTGCACTTTCTGGTAAATGGCAGAATGGTGGTTTCAAAATGCAAGCTGGGGATTATCAGGACTTTAGGCAACAAGAAGACCTTATGCATGAGGGCCGAACATCTGCCCATTCTCGGCTAGGGAGTGGCGCTTCTGATACTGGACTGAGCAGGAGAAGATACTCTGATGACTTCAATTCGAGGAATCATGTGAAAGGAAGGAGGAGAGGAGAACATTACCGGGGTTATAGCGCAGAGTGGGGTAGAGAATATGGGAGGAGTGGGCCATTGTCGGATAGGAATAGAGTTTCCCCTGATATGGAGGGTCAGAGTGATACAGTTTCTGAACACTATGAAGAGCAGCAAGTTAGCAATGATGTTGGTGATGGGATGGAGAAATCTGGTCTGAGTGGGGTGGCACCAGAAAGTGAAGAAACTGCTGATATAGAATCAGGACTGAGCAAGTACAACCACCCAGATGAAACTGGCTCCAAGGCAAGTTCTTCTAGTGTTCCGAAAGAAGAGACTGGTGGCGAACCCTCCAAGGGCTCTGGTGATCCAGCAAACTTAAATCTCGGGAACGGGGAGGTGAAGGATAGCAATTATGATTATGAAACTGAGAAACAGATTGTTCCAGAGGATTTACCTATCCAGCAGAGTGCCGTGGAGGGTGACATCTCGGGCAGGAATGGATCTGATTTACTAACATTGAGCAAGTTCGCCAATGTGCCAACGAAAACACGCTCTGCATTGTCATGTAGGTCCTCCAGGGTTGATCAAGTTCCCAATAATGAAGATGATGGCACTTCTGGTATTGGGCTTAACAAAGGATCTGAAGATTCAGTTCAAGATGGCATGTACAATGTTTCTGCAGCTGATGTGCTAGCAAATGCACCTCGTGATTCAAATTGTCCCAACTCTGAAATAACTGAAGTAGCTGTTGTCCAGTCTGCCGAGGATGTGGATGAAGAAGGCCCTGAATATGGTGCTGTGCAGGGAAAATGTGTGAGGTCTCATTCTTTTCCAGTTAGAGCTTTTATACATGACAATGAACAAGAATCAAGCCTGGGGCCTTCTGGTTTTGGAAGGTCCACCTCAGTCAAAGAGCGAGGAGAGAAACGGGCTGCGGAAGGCAGTGATTTTAGCGAGGTGGTGAAGAAACCTAGAGAATGGCTTCCATCCTTGGTTAACACCACTGATGAGCTCTTGCACCTCtctaatttgaatgaaaatacGGGGGGTTCTCAAGAAGAGAGGGTTTCACCTGATCAGCAACTTACCATGGCTGCTACTCAAGACACTTATGTTAGTAATTGTCGATTTCCAAGAACTGGTGGTGAACCAGGATTCAAGTATGCACAAGAGAAACAGCTTTTTCCTAGTTCATTTAAAATCGTTGATCTTAATCTCATGGAAACATCTGATATGAATGACACACATCGTAGTGATCCAGTTCTCACACACCCATCTATTATGACAATCGGAAAACAAGCACCACAGGTTGACATTGATTTGTCAATGAGTAATTCCAACATTTCTGGTGAATATACTAGACATATGACTGATGGTAAGCAGGTTGAAATAATTGATTTAGAGAATGATACCCTGGAAGACAAAGACTTTGATAGTTCACAAAGAAA GACGGAGATTGCATTTAATGGGACAGAAGGTTTTCCCAACCATTCACAGAATGTTGGTAATGTTACTGATGTTCAGGATAACTATGATGGTCTTATGCTCTCAGAGTTTCTCAGCAATTTCCCAAATTGTACCTCTGTTCCGGAGAACATAAATCCACTGCCAAATGAAATGGGCCTTGACAATGGAGAG GGGACTCTTGGTGATGATGACTCGATTTATATGTCCCTGGGAGAAATACCATTAA GCTTCATACCTGCCTGGGAGCAGCCAACACCGCAGGAGTATGAGAAGCCCTTTTGA